One genomic segment of Polyodon spathula isolate WHYD16114869_AA chromosome 17, ASM1765450v1, whole genome shotgun sequence includes these proteins:
- the LOC121329724 gene encoding basic leucine zipper transcriptional factor ATF-like, giving the protein MAQGSDSNDTSFTRSPSPGNKEDSSDDVKKVLRREKNRIAAQKSRMRQTQKADTLHLESENLVKENAALRKEVKRLTDEAKYLTNVLSTHEPLCSALSSQASEIVYSPHGAFHQPHINSPRFQH; this is encoded by the exons ATGGCACAGGGTTCTGACAGCAACGACACCAGCTTCACCAGATCTCCATCCCCTGGCAATAAGgag GACTCCTCTGACGACGTGAAGAAGGTGTTAAGGCGAGAGAAGAACCGAATCGCAGCTCAGAAGAGCAGGATGAGGCAGACACAGAAAGCAGACACTTTGCACTTG GAGAGTGAGAATCTGGTGAAAGAAAATGCTGCTCTGCGGAAGGAGGTGAAGAGACTGACAGATGAGGCCAAGTACCTGACAAATGTGCTGAGCACCCATGAGCCTCTGTGTTCAGCACTGAGCTCCCAGGCATCTGAGATCGTCTACTCTCCACATGGCGCCTTCCACCAGCCCCACATCAACTCTCCACGCTTCCAGCATTGA